In Candidatus Methylacidiphilales bacterium, a genomic segment contains:
- a CDS encoding AAA family ATPase translates to MSDYSNSFNDHIDAFKWISALCTAIPEAKFMVLGPPGIGKTAWAKSLAKQLKDEALLQIMVMSSVDATALSGVTLARTDPYNRKVSTQIISHPSFKQIYDIQNKFLSEYRYIPNAVLVLEEITNSPDNVQKAVLNCISTGCWYGLPIRNLSIVATGNTDEHSHAANAINEALRRRFCILNIGNFRYSDLNEYFTNLMNNVMNAKINDDVPWSHPEIPSLTLIRLWSIAISQVLADITKSTDEVITQANNDLDNSYTGWDCPASRDALIQALAVLFSMNAPDKVIGTFVCGYIGNKPGNKLMKDYNLLERIINLKDKIDNVFEKTCNEIIAGKNPDKIIRGKKTRSREIFYSNA, encoded by the coding sequence ATGAGCGATTACAGCAACTCATTCAATGATCATATAGATGCTTTTAAATGGATATCCGCTCTATGCACAGCTATTCCTGAAGCAAAATTTATGGTACTAGGACCTCCCGGAATTGGCAAGACTGCATGGGCCAAATCTTTAGCCAAGCAGCTAAAGGATGAAGCATTGCTACAAATTATGGTAATGAGTTCTGTCGATGCTACCGCTTTAAGCGGCGTTACTCTTGCAAGAACAGATCCATATAATAGAAAGGTTTCCACCCAAATAATATCACATCCAAGCTTTAAGCAGATTTATGATATTCAAAATAAATTCCTGTCTGAATATAGATATATCCCAAATGCTGTTCTTGTTTTAGAGGAAATCACAAACAGCCCTGATAATGTTCAGAAAGCGGTCCTTAATTGCATATCGACAGGATGTTGGTATGGGCTACCAATTCGTAATCTGTCAATTGTTGCTACGGGGAATACCGACGAACACTCACACGCAGCAAATGCTATTAATGAGGCACTGAGGCGACGCTTTTGTATACTTAATATAGGTAACTTTAGGTATTCTGACTTGAATGAATATTTTACCAATTTAATGAATAATGTAATGAACGCAAAAATCAATGACGATGTTCCATGGTCTCATCCTGAAATTCCTTCTTTGACCCTTATCAGACTATGGTCAATAGCTATATCTCAGGTTTTAGCTGATATTACAAAATCAACAGATGAAGTGATAACACAGGCAAATAATGACCTGGATAATTCATATACAGGATGGGATTGCCCGGCTTCTAGAGATGCTCTTATTCAAGCATTAGCCGTTTTGTTTAGCATGAATGCGCCTGATAAGGTTATAGGTACTTTTGTCTGTGGTTATATAGGAAATAAACCTGGGAATAAATTGATGAAAGATTACAACTTATTAGAAAGAATAATAAATTTAAAAGACAAGATTGATAATGTATTCGAAAAAACGTGTAATGAAATAATAGCGGGTAAAAATCCAGATAAAATAATTAGGGGTAAAAAAACAAGATCACGTGAAATCTTTTACTCAAACGCATAG
- a CDS encoding VWA-like domain-containing protein has translation MYTDGANVIYNKERLLELINAIELQISEKTPGNSNTNSSLNFTPFLQAVPLLIHECLHIALGHVSYIETFLYNNNISPQRNPLLYITVLYLYNYCIDYDVNNLTNFMTRVFASRMSIEKRYIHDLTDDEGYVNYISIKNLADSFGVKDVDHTTSGFKVFMGIFRELILKFEKIPDDVKKQIDKYALDLINYTYFIARQYDEIYNLYEEIRKLMKDLDKISQSRALTREDTTSEIRKNMSKLNNQFRNLSDHTQPLGKDFIENLNYEIENMKKAFNDKLENDPDRMLLDMLMDVLDDIFSDYAKNTTSIAYHILSDQVSFVSYSKLKDNNQLGGFQYSDSLYNLINRGVLNKNIDVDNISEREIDRLAEECLDYHNKSFVDSAIQSNKRMDNIVDFISPVTAKVTFNMIKNAISDSGVDKNMVEKALDFMIENISKTMDLFNKEREEVNKNLSDLTPEYNISYNKDQGTDLPDQTLMLQVIATNQEQLSQSRTHISATEEFSKLFDLYKNNLIDRNEIARKIIADYLSKTISNHKPSNQLDDSNNHPPFNKDSGSSQIPSLSNGENCQMPSGQSSNQNDSHCQTTESQSGTQNSFSKDSGSSQIPSLSNGENCQMLSGQSSNQDDSHCQMTESQSNTQTCLSGQMAGEMFISQSNIYANAQLSPFENKHMQNHDIQDLYSQALDHIQRKIEELARELNEKLAKKHEDISHDIEKRIDKIADFFGNFGVGDVKNKFKDYLSKELFRMLVESYSKIDQDKINECRENIRIEVTGILNDQETMKKIGVGMGQTLRNIFDRPAIEKNVKRYLPHIHLHRLVAQMIKDRSNALTRRSWSGLSPLGRINEIPLPKTTLKDISALLIVDVSGSIANEDLKRAASVIFPLFKRFKELRMVFWDDGLQADKVIKNIRELENIKVNGGGGTSIDEALRYVFGEKNKRDKQKATKKEKNYGLVVILTDLYSTWHNVTDINLPPYTLVVDIGTQPSVITFPAEHYYYHIATDQYCYVNKPTNCLVNS, from the coding sequence ATGTACACAGATGGCGCAAATGTGATTTATAATAAGGAGAGATTGCTTGAATTAATAAACGCAATAGAGTTGCAAATATCTGAAAAAACACCGGGGAATAGTAACACAAATTCAAGCTTAAATTTTACTCCGTTTTTACAGGCTGTGCCTTTGCTAATCCACGAATGTCTACATATAGCTTTAGGCCATGTCAGTTATATAGAAACGTTTTTGTATAATAATAATATATCACCGCAAAGAAATCCACTTCTATATATAACTGTGCTTTATTTATATAATTATTGCATTGATTACGATGTTAATAATTTGACCAATTTCATGACGAGGGTTTTCGCTTCTAGAATGTCAATAGAAAAAAGGTATATTCATGATTTAACAGATGATGAAGGATACGTCAATTATATTAGTATAAAAAATCTGGCAGATTCTTTTGGAGTTAAGGATGTAGATCATACTACCAGCGGTTTTAAAGTATTTATGGGCATTTTTAGAGAACTTATCCTCAAGTTCGAAAAAATACCTGATGATGTTAAAAAACAGATCGATAAATATGCGCTAGATCTAATTAACTATACTTATTTCATTGCTAGACAATACGATGAGATATATAATTTATACGAAGAGATCCGTAAATTAATGAAAGATTTGGATAAAATATCTCAAAGTAGAGCATTAACCAGAGAAGATACAACATCTGAAATAAGAAAAAATATGTCCAAATTGAATAACCAATTCAGAAATTTGAGTGATCATACTCAGCCTTTAGGCAAAGACTTTATTGAAAATTTAAATTATGAAATAGAAAATATGAAAAAAGCTTTTAATGATAAGCTTGAAAATGATCCTGATCGCATGTTATTAGATATGCTGATGGATGTTTTGGATGACATTTTCTCTGATTATGCAAAAAATACAACGAGTATAGCATACCATATTTTATCCGATCAGGTCTCTTTTGTCAGTTATTCTAAACTTAAAGATAATAATCAGCTCGGAGGTTTTCAATATAGTGATTCTTTATATAATTTAATCAATCGCGGTGTATTAAATAAAAATATTGACGTGGACAATATAAGCGAAAGAGAGATTGACCGTTTGGCTGAGGAATGTTTGGATTATCATAATAAATCATTCGTTGATAGCGCAATTCAAAGTAATAAGAGAATGGATAATATCGTAGATTTCATCAGTCCTGTGACTGCAAAAGTTACTTTCAATATGATTAAGAATGCTATTAGTGATAGTGGCGTAGATAAAAATATGGTTGAGAAAGCACTTGACTTCATGATTGAAAATATAAGCAAAACGATGGATTTGTTCAATAAAGAGCGAGAAGAAGTAAATAAAAATTTAAGTGATTTAACGCCTGAATATAATATTAGCTATAATAAAGACCAAGGCACTGACCTACCTGATCAAACGCTAATGCTTCAGGTTATCGCAACAAACCAGGAGCAATTGTCTCAAAGTAGAACGCATATAAGTGCGACAGAAGAATTTTCAAAGCTATTTGATTTATATAAAAATAATTTAATAGATCGCAATGAAATAGCTAGGAAAATTATTGCTGATTACCTATCAAAAACGATCTCAAATCATAAACCTAGTAATCAGTTAGATGATTCTAATAATCATCCTCCCTTTAACAAAGATAGTGGATCATCTCAAATACCATCTTTGTCAAATGGTGAAAATTGTCAAATGCCATCTGGTCAATCTAGTAATCAGAATGATTCGCACTGCCAAACGACAGAATCACAATCTGGTACTCAGAATTCTTTTAGCAAAGATAGTGGATCATCTCAAATACCATCTTTGTCAAATGGTGAAAATTGTCAAATGCTATCTGGTCAATCTAGTAATCAGGATGATTCGCACTGCCAAATGACAGAATCACAGTCTAATACTCAGACCTGTTTGTCTGGTCAAATGGCAGGAGAAATGTTTATATCACAGAGTAATATATATGCCAATGCGCAACTATCTCCATTTGAAAATAAACACATGCAAAACCATGATATTCAAGATTTGTATTCGCAAGCTCTTGATCATATACAACGCAAAATAGAGGAATTAGCACGAGAATTGAACGAAAAGTTAGCCAAAAAACATGAAGATATTAGCCATGATATTGAGAAAAGAATTGATAAAATAGCGGATTTTTTCGGTAATTTTGGCGTTGGTGATGTAAAGAATAAATTTAAAGATTATTTATCCAAAGAATTATTCAGAATGCTTGTTGAAAGTTATTCAAAGATAGATCAAGATAAGATCAATGAATGCAGGGAAAATATAAGGATTGAAGTAACGGGGATATTGAATGATCAAGAAACGATGAAGAAAATAGGTGTAGGTATGGGTCAGACTTTGCGCAACATTTTTGACAGGCCTGCAATAGAGAAAAATGTGAAAAGATATTTACCACACATACATTTACATCGTTTAGTGGCACAAATGATTAAAGATCGTTCGAACGCGTTGACACGGCGTTCATGGTCAGGATTATCACCTTTAGGAAGAATAAATGAGATTCCACTGCCCAAAACAACGTTAAAAGATATTTCTGCTTTATTAATCGTTGATGTCAGTGGAAGTATTGCTAATGAAGATCTCAAAAGAGCAGCAAGTGTAATTTTTCCATTATTTAAGAGGTTCAAGGAATTGCGAATGGTTTTCTGGGATGATGGTCTTCAAGCCGATAAGGTAATTAAAAATATAAGAGAACTTGAAAATATAAAAGTCAATGGCGGTGGAGGAACTTCTATTGACGAAGCTTTAAGATATGTTTTCGGAGAGAAGAATAAAAGAGATAAACAAAAAGCGACAAAGAAAGAAAAAAATTATGGTTTGGTTGTGATTTTAACAGACTTATATAGTACGTGGCATAATGTAACAGATATAAACCTGCCTCCGTATACATTGGTGGTTGATATAGGCACACAACCGTCGGTTATAACTTTCCCTGCAGAGCATTACTATTATCATATTGCTACTGATCAATATTGTTATGTTAATAAACCAACCAATTGTTTAGTGAATTCATAA